aAATTTTGTGATCAGAGAAGAAATGTTAAGTAaagtgtttaaaatttaaatattaatgataataataattttaaaaaattaattaaataatataaatttaccttaatatgtagaaaaataaattccttataaaaaatgtgaatttacaaattgtaACCTGCTGTAACCGCTTGCAAAACTTAACTACTGACTGTGAACTTAAACTAGAGTTAGAGTCCTGTTCATAAATAATGATGAAGAAGCGCGTGTCTAGTTAAACATATATTCCTGTTTTTATGCATTTCGATCGATAGTCATAGTCCAGCCGAGTGGCTCTtgttatgaattatttttagtgaTAAAAGCATACTAAGCCAAAATCTCCTTcctaatatattattattttgctcaTTAGTAAAATACATTCAGAAATTTCGACCATGGCCCGGTTtatgttctaaaaaaaataatattcattattaatgtCGTGTCTGACCAACAATCtggaattttaattcaatttaccTGATATGTCTTCagcgaaaatttaaaattcttctgaattacccaaaaattttaattttcactcaTTACTTCTCAACagttaaacttaaattttaaagatataaaaaaaaaagtgaacaCGCTAAAAGTTCTAAAgaaagtgaaattttatttttttttactagtaaaaaatttttaatgactgTTCACTTAaacaagaaataaatattaatcactaattaatcaattattattgcactaaaaataaaaaacacttATTAAGTTTCAGAGAAATATTCCTCAAATTGAGTTTTGAATATTTCCAAATCAtcgtttttaataataaaacaaaacgcTTTATACACGATGGCTATAACTTAGTTTTAAGTAGTGCCAAAGCTTTTTCTACGTTCAAATTTGAATACTCTTCTTCATTCTGACTACCACTATTAAAAAGGGTTAAGTCTGTGCAGAAAGGCGGGACTTAATTGCCCTTTTTCTTACTTTTATACTCTTTTAATAactaatgaaaataatgaatGGGTCCTACACATAAATATAAgatacattttatatttacaccaattttcttaacaagtATGCATTTTTCTCGAATTATGCGCAAATCTTATAACAAAATCTGtccataaatataaataatatagtttCACATTCCCTCTACTAAAATTTTCCGAATTTGGGTAGGCACTCCGAACATCAGTATTATTTGGAGTTTCATTAGTGAGTGAGTGCCCAAGATTGACagacaaaaaaacaaaaatttgaataaacatGGACAAGGGATGTAACCACGAGGTAAGACTttgctcattttttttgcaatgttctcaaaaaaaaatgttttttttttttttttattataaatattaattcatttttttttaatatagagGTAGGATTAAttaacacaataaaaaaaattgttttatgtatttttcagtgatattTATTTTGCTATGTTAAGTTTTAGGAGGAGTGaatagttttttagttttataaatttgttcgaTTACATATTTGTCCATTTAATTATtggtaattaattatgatagcactactatttttaaaatgtatgTGTAATTTGGTGATCGATCCACTAAATCCATCCCCAATAAGAATAGACAATTCGAACTCAATATTCAGAGAAGCTTATTCTTCGCGAACTCACCCGATAGCgtttggattaaaaaaatttgataataagCGAACATACGAAAAAGTACAAAGAGAAACTCAGAAAAGAAGAGTGAgcatttaatatatatttattattgaaaaattaataataaattgtgatttgtgtttttttgtttatatttagcTTGAGTTATATGAAAAGTTTATTgaaaacaacaaaaataatctcCATTTATAAAGAAGGGCCCTTACTTACGAGGGCCATACAATTCGGACTTGAAAACGACAATAGATAGATCGAATATATTCAATAAGAAACTCTGAGAAAGAGAGTGAGTAatagaatatatatttattattaaaaaattaataacatatCTTAGGATCTATTCTTCTCTCTCCGGGTAGGTTTCAAAAATACCTGATACCTCGCCAATAAAATTGGGCGggatcactaatttttttcaaaaagcgTCTTCCCCTACATGGACTCTTCAATCTAGTTTAGAAAATAGACGACCGAAAGAAGATCCAGATTATAAAGAGAATACCCGGGATCAGCCGGTGGTACGTTCGTCTCAACGAAAGATTCAGAGAAAGAgagtgagaaattaaaaaatttttttcacccttcatttatgataatttattttataatactgGTCAGCTGACACCTGAtgatttttaggattttttccgacagataaattattataataaatgttttctaaaaaatattccacTTCTATGTACCAACTCCTTTGCCGACGAAACTCGACGAACCTATATCTATTTTTCGGGAATCGTGGTCGCAAACTCCCGCGATAAATTTTCGGtttgaaaaatcaaataaaaaaaaagagccattcggcagccgaaatggaagtagatttcataatttattactaaatGCCTAGCAATTGAATAAGaaaagattatatatatattgtgtaaCGATGtacaacaatttttgaaaattccgACATAGAGTACTAACGATATAGTTCGATTTCTATATGAAATCtactgaaaattataaaaattaatttcaagccaaacaaattttttgaaaattcttgtaatttttgaaaatttgtgaattgttcccatttttaaactaatcgaccgatttcgctcatcttcgaacttaacctcGGAAATAGTCCTAAGAATGagtatgttacgttttattAAGATCCGTACAGAATTGCGGGAGTTAGAGTAGAGACAAGGccggttatatcgtatatatatacatacatatataaacttttgaaccatatgcattttctgaatccgcttgacgagctgagtcgaaatatagcaaaatttttcaaaagttccgtcatgaggaccaatgcaatagttagatttctatgaaatctactaaaaagcACTTACCAAAAAATGCAAAGGGAAACGCAAAAACCATCCGTGAGTATTAAACCCAACTttattgctataaaaaattaattaataaattgttatttgtgttttttttttttttttttttttttatatttaattaattaattataattaattaattagttaatattCCCAGTGTTTGATTATTGTTGTGCGGCTTACCGCAATATTACTAAGGGGGCGTCCATAAATTACGTGaggcatttttgagaattttttaaccccCCCTCCCCCCTTGATGAGATTTCGTAAGATTTTCCTCAACTCCCTCCCCCCTCCCCTAATCTCACGcgagattattcaaaatttatgttttggcTGTAAACGGGTtggattattgagaaaaaaagtgccattcggctacacccgacatggataggtagattttttgtttgaatattgaaaaaaacacgttattaaaaggccgtaatgtcctaaaatttattttttattatatttttgcaaataacgatATGAGACTGACTACAgcaaatagatatttaaagacatctacctgaaaaataggattttttacatataaaagtcatttgatgataaaagctaaaatttaatttattattgattttttttgaattttctcaactacgaaataaattgaaaaaagtattaaaagtcgacgaacaatagtttaaattgaagataattaaacatattatgacaaaattgtattaaaattaagacatgagaccggctaccaccgatagatttctaaagaaatctatacctaaaaaattagtgaatcctatcgatcaataatcaaattaaacaatcgaGCGCTACTTTGCTGCTCTGCAGGGTTCAGACGAATACGACAAACACTATTGTGTCAAATTTggccatattttattatagaaatactttttcacgcaattttacactgttttctgctagagaaaaaattacgtgataTTTGTTAAGATCCCCCCCTTCCCCCTAAGTGAGATTTGGTAAGATTTAGCATGATCCACTCCCCCCCTAGAACACCTCACGTAATTAATGGACGCCCCCTAATGACTCGCAGATGCGATTACAGCGCAAAATGAATTGCTGTGCTCgctatatctataaaattgcGAGGGCTGAACACATTACTCCGTACTTTAAGAGGCTGGGTTGGTTAAAGCTGAGTGACAGAAGAAACTACTTTATAGCATGCCTcttttacaaagaaatatatttaaattattgtcagCTATTTAAATGTCACTTAGAATTTTTGCCGgttgcactgatagaaggatttgtttatagttaaaaatatttgttaatatttaacaaatcatttattagagacgactttttagtccttaacaaatattttttagtatttaaaaagatttattaatatttaataaatgaatatcagatttattaaatacaaacaaatgattttaaatactaagaaatatttgtttaatactaaaaaatggtctctaataaatgatttgttaactattaacaaatattttttaatacaaataaatccttctatcagtgtgcgTTGCGTAGAGGCGATCATGTAAGGGAAGATTATCTGCGGCTACCTAGATCTAATTGTTGTATGTATGATAACTCGTTTCTTGTTCGTGGTATACGTATCTTGAATGCGCTGCCAGCTGAAATTACAAAAGCCGAAAGTTTCGAAATATTCCGTAGACTGtgctatgattattatttccaaaattattGATCTGCTATATTGAACGTTTGTtactgcacagaaaaaaaaatttcttgactggagaataaaattcttggctcaagtaaatttccgggtgcccgaaggaagaccgaagttgtcttggccgaagtaaaaatttttcttgaaattctattcttggtggaagtaatttttcttaattcaaattatcataaatacttgatacaatcaatttttatattggatcaagatttttagatacttcagggaagcagcgccacctacttcagctgaaaaaaaaattttctcaccttgagaaaatttttctcttgaatatttgatacccattttagattattttagcacgcaattatacatattgaatgaaagaaaatagttcaatattatttgatcttcccatttgacatgtttgtcaataaaaatattaatgaaaatttattatcgagatatttaattttttggagcaagagaaaaattttctcaagacaagaaaatttacttctgtcaagaacttaattttttggagcaagagaaaaattttcttaaaacaagaaaatgttcttgattcaaataaattgtcttggatcaagatacgtatttcttgaagcaagagaattaattttgttgagataagtgaaatttcttgtgtcaaaaaaaaatttttttttcgcccaagaaaataattagcaagaaaaatattttcttggttcaagtgaaccattCTTTCTGTGTGCTATTGAAGGTTGTTGAGCTTTGTATAAcacaagtattatttataagcatgATTAACATGTTATTACTGTTAattactatatttattttaattttatttttatgtatctaAAACTCTACAGCTGTACACTTTATAcactaattataaatgtatatttgaTGATGGTTCTGAGGGAGCCTAGGCTCCagaatccaataaaattattatctatctatctatctatctatatttAGCTGGAGATTCTCGAACCATTGCCGGGTTCAAACAATGATAGtaatccaaaaattaaacGGTCAAAaacaatagaataattaaatacatatttttctctatgacaaaattttatggataCTTAAAATTGCAGAGattgattattatcaaattattttttaaaaataatttttaagttttcttGATAATCTATATAAGCCATTTACAAGTTTCGTAGATCTCTGACtgataatttcattttgaGGGATCACGTCCTTATGACAAAGATGGCAATGGAATTATTTCCTCCGCTGAATTGAGACACCTAGGTGTTTGCAAAGACTATTTCATGATTGGAAATGATTTgacatgattaaaaatttttagtcctaactgaatcattttaaatcataagaGGTGACGCAGAAATTTAAGGAGTATTTCATGATTAGAAATGATTTgagatgattaaaaatttttaatcattattaatcattttatattCTGTCAATTTCTCagtatttgaaatgatttataatgattaattgtgaaattttaagaatgaTTTACATGATTTggtatgattaaaaatgattaaaaaattaatcatttttaatcattttgtttaatgAGGGCTTCTgactattttttcaaaatattatttattttaattttaaccaaaTCTGTTTTTATTTCTCTATGACATtttcatgtcaatttttttttttaaataatttttttattaaaaaaattattaaattttgggacgacattaaagttagcagtcacttgattattttttagtttttttttgacaaataaatttcttcaaaaaaatgatttttaaaaaattgcatttttaatttttttaaatttttacatgtcaattttttttttataattttttttgcactaatttatttcttaaaaaaattcttgaaattattaaatatctgctactttaattttcataattttggGCCcatattaagaatttttaaaaacattttaactgttgtaattatttgttatgagtatttaaaaaatgacagttgtcagctaacttcagctGAATAAAAACACCACTACAGTTTATGAATACATGCGATGGATGTGGATTGTTCATCGTCtagtttaaatataaataaaaaaaaatttctttgtaaGTAttccttttaaaattttttaatcatttatttgataaattttaaattatttataactaaaataatcaattcaaaaaatttgaggTTACGTTCAATGTAaacataacaaaaatatataaaattagcagtcacctgaatttttcaattttttaaaataataatttagatctagaaaattatttcaaaaaaattgcgtttataatttttaaataactttgtcataataattttttaaaaaacttctaaaaattatcagctgTTTCTCAAGTTCagtatcgttaaaaatatacactaaaatttgtatatattttagGTACACATAAATATAAGCTGAAAAATGCCTCTAGGAGTTGCCAAGCCGGTGTGTATAAAGTGCGGGGGCCAGGAATCTCCTCTTTGGCACTCGACGGAGCTAGGCAGTCTTTGCAACAAGTGTCTGGAGGAGGAGAGAAACGCTTCTAACTCTGGGAAAAATGACGAGGAGGAGTCGGGGTCCAAGCCCTCTCGCAAAAGCACCAGGATCACCAGGTGGTGCAAGCCTGAGAAGAAAAATGAATCTTCAGTGCCTCCGACCATCAAAACTGTCCCTAAAGGCAAGGGTCGaagacatatttttaaaaaaacagtaagtgattttaattaatgaaaaaacaatCATCAAggcatttcaaattttttttattaattaaattagaattaaaaaaatatttttttaaatggcacttgatatttttatttttttgtattgattaattatcagggaatattttttgataattgaaatttttttttagccaaCAAAAGCACCGTCTTCAGTTGCCACACCAGTCACaagtaattttgtattttataaaggATCTTATTTTCAAGTAGGTGATGTTGTCTCTGTTCAGGATATTGATGACAATGGAATTTATTATGCTCAGATCAGGGGATTCCTTACTGATCAGTACTGCGAAAAGAGTGCTGCTATTACTTGGCTTCTTCCTACAGCTACtaggtattaatttttaatttaatataatttttaattaattagatttttattaattattattttatttaatgtcattGAATTTTATCAGAGTTttagattgattttttataaaaaataaaaaaaaaaaaaaaacaaaattaggtaggaaatttatttaattaaattttttagctttaaaaaaaatattgttaaaaatttacataattttttttaaaagtctacaagtaaaatttttatattgattattgtaattattaaaaataatataaatgtctaataattaaaaaaacaatcaataattatttaaaaataattaaattttatttagccCGCCACCAGAAGAAGGCTTCAGCCCAGAAACCTACATAATGGGTCCCGAAGAAGACTTACCCCGAAAACTCGAGTGTATGGAGTTTATAATGCACGCTCCGTCTGATTACTACAAGCTAAAAAATACTCCATACCCTCCAGCTTTAACTGAAAGCGCTACGGGAGGTTACATATGGACGTCTCTCGGAAATGAAGCTacaactttttataaaaagtaatagATATTATTTGTgtaaatacatatttataaaatctaataaataacttattttaaaatacaggATTGTATCATAGATTTATACCAGGATTATAAAACattcttagaatttttatttatctaaaaataaatgcgtacaatatttatatttttatcagaaCCTGTCAGAATTTAAGGTCTTTAATAGCTTGTGGTAGGTCGGGAAGCTTCATATCTTTTATTTGCTGAGGgatgttcatatttttaaccGCTGAGACTGCTCTTGCTGGAGCTGCAGTTATTCCCGcctgtaaaataattttattaaaaaaattatttaattatttattaattaattaattaattaagcagatattttagaatttttagaatttttttaacaaaaaaattatggcaaaaaaaaaatgagaaaaaaattgacatgtagaaattaaaaaaaatgaaaaatacaattttttaaaaataatttttctctacaaatttgtttgttaaaaaaaaattaaaaatagtcaagTGTTTGCTAACTTTCaagtcattaaatttatttataggtgaaaaaagaaaaaaaaagcattaacatttcattaaaattaaaaagaaaattattaaataatatttatattgaagataattacCTCTTGCTTCTCCAATTTATTCTGGTCCTCTATTCGCGTGAGAATCTCCGTCATATTAGTCTCCAGGACCATACCTCCCATCACCAGTTCGTTGAGGATATAGTGAACTTTATCTACGTGGAATATCAAGTCCAGCTCGCAGACATTCTCAAAACACTTGTCCAGTGTTTCGACAAACACCTGAATTAGGTCAAGTATCCCTAACTCAGACTCCGAGCTGTCGACGCAGAACACAAAGTAGAGCGTTGCATAATGCCTGTAGATTAATTTGTAATCCGACCCACCGATTAAACTTCCTccttctaaaaaattacatacgTTGTCGTCTCTTTTTGATACTAGTTGAAAtgtttcttttattatttgttgcTGCATATCTTcattctgttaaaaaattatttagttaattttaaagacactgacattaaaaaatttttttataattttttatgaaaattaagttagccgacatttaaaaatttttagaatttttttttattaaaaaaattattttaaaataaaaaaaaattttcatttgtaagaaacttgaaaaactctcagtgtaattttttaaaaatattttttagttcgaatttaataattcaaaaattaaaaacgtcagctaactttagtgttattaattttttagcagatatttgataattttaagaatttttttaacaaatcaactatgccaaaaaaaaaattagaaaaaaaattgacctgtagaaatttaaaaaaataaaaattgcaatttttttaaaataattttttggataaaatctatttgttaaaaaaaacttaaaaaatggtcaagtgactgctaattttaatgtcatttttttagcaataaaattgttataaacaaaatctaaaagaaaaatttttttaaattattaatggaaattttttaaacactctttttattgtaattgatttattatcaaaagtaaaaaaattaacagctgTTAGTTAgctttaatatcattaaattttacaaaacttAAAGCAGCTgatatctgaaaattttttatttttaatttaaaacataaaaaaattgtattaataatttttttacataaaaaaattcttttctttataatttattaatttaaaaattgaaaaaaaatttttaaatgtcaactgACTCTAAAACTGTCAAAAAAgtcaacaattaaatttaaaaaataataacaaatataaaacttacaaaataatgataaaatttcgacAATCTTGGTTTTCCATGGTTGTTAAATACCAAAATAGCTTTGATCATTTTTCTTCCCTAAAttggattaaataataataaacctgtaataataattaattacatt
The sequence above is drawn from the Cotesia glomerata isolate CgM1 linkage group LG4, MPM_Cglom_v2.3, whole genome shotgun sequence genome and encodes:
- the LOC123263055 gene encoding GATA zinc finger domain-containing protein 1 — encoded protein: MPLGVAKPVCIKCGGQESPLWHSTELGSLCNKCLEEERNASNSGKNDEEESGSKPSRKSTRITRWCKPEKKNESSVPPTIKTVPKGKGRRHIFKKTPTKAPSSVATPVTSNFVFYKGSYFQVGDVVSVQDIDDNGIYYAQIRGFLTDQYCEKSAAITWLLPTATSPPPEEGFSPETYIMGPEEDLPRKLECMEFIMHAPSDYYKLKNTPYPPALTESATGGYIWTSLGNEATTFYKK
- the LOC123263056 gene encoding AP-3 complex subunit sigma-2; translation: MIKAILVFNNHGKPRLSKFYHYFNEDMQQQIIKETFQLVSKRDDNVCNFLEGGSLIGGSDYKLIYRHYATLYFVFCVDSSESELGILDLIQVFVETLDKCFENVCELDLIFHVDKVHYILNELVMGGMVLETNMTEILTRIEDQNKLEKQEAGITAAPARAVSAVKNMNIPQQIKDMKLPDLPQAIKDLKF